A window of Pedobacter lusitanus contains these coding sequences:
- a CDS encoding glycosyltransferase family 9 protein, producing the protein MRGNKIEFNDKKMESWTDCKNVLCIRADNMGDLLMSSPAIHALREHLGAKITVLTSKKASAVARMSPDIDEVIQFDLPWIKSEDQDSPASIDQLLEMLKSRNFDACVIFTVYSQNPLPAVMVAYMAGIPKRLAYCRENPYALLTSWVPDPEPLEFIRHQVQRDLDLVANIGALALNKKINLIVSSGTWSTIKEKLLKKGIDLNMPYLILHPGVSEAKREFSNTGWINCGKQLLSAFGLPLLITGIAEEWAVADNLCKAIGKNSFNLCGLLDIEEFSCLIKNALAVVSVNTGTVHLAAAFNTPVVVLYAQSNPQHTPWMVPHQLLEYSIPVAYRSKNKVIEYVNGRLYHKELPLPETWQIVEAVRDLLLLNNNFNFSSTKS; encoded by the coding sequence ATGAGAGGCAACAAAATAGAATTTAATGATAAAAAAATGGAAAGCTGGACAGATTGTAAGAATGTACTCTGTATTCGTGCCGATAATATGGGTGATTTACTGATGTCTTCACCTGCAATACATGCACTGCGGGAACATCTGGGCGCAAAAATTACTGTACTTACTTCTAAAAAAGCAAGTGCAGTTGCCCGGATGAGTCCTGATATTGATGAGGTTATACAATTTGATCTTCCATGGATAAAATCTGAAGACCAGGATTCTCCTGCTTCAATAGATCAATTGCTGGAGATGTTAAAATCGCGCAATTTTGATGCCTGTGTTATTTTTACTGTTTATAGCCAGAATCCGCTGCCAGCAGTTATGGTGGCATATATGGCAGGAATTCCGAAAAGGCTGGCTTATTGCCGTGAAAATCCATATGCATTACTGACTTCCTGGGTACCTGACCCTGAACCACTGGAGTTCATCAGACACCAAGTTCAGCGGGATCTTGACCTGGTAGCCAATATAGGCGCCTTGGCATTGAATAAAAAAATAAATCTGATAGTAAGTTCCGGTACCTGGAGTACCATTAAGGAAAAACTCCTGAAAAAGGGTATTGATTTAAATATGCCTTACCTGATTCTGCATCCGGGGGTATCGGAAGCGAAAAGAGAGTTTTCAAATACCGGGTGGATTAACTGCGGAAAACAGTTGCTAAGTGCATTTGGCCTTCCTTTGCTGATTACCGGTATAGCAGAAGAATGGGCTGTTGCTGATAATTTATGTAAGGCTATCGGAAAAAATTCATTTAATCTTTGTGGTCTGCTCGACATCGAAGAGTTTTCCTGTCTGATAAAAAATGCGCTGGCGGTTGTTTCTGTAAATACAGGTACGGTTCATCTTGCTGCTGCCTTTAATACTCCGGTTGTTGTATTATATGCACAGTCAAATCCACAACACACTCCGTGGATGGTACCTCATCAATTGCTGGAATATAGTATTCCGGTAGCATACAGAAGCAAAAATAAGGTTATTGAATATGTGAATGGACGGTTATATCATAAAGAATTACCATTGCCCGAAACCTGGCAGATTGTAGAGGCAGTACGCGATTTATTGTTACTCAATAATAACTTCAATTTTTCCAGTACAAAATCGTAA
- a CDS encoding GNAT family N-acetyltransferase, with protein MITYRQLTIGMAGRLTEIDRSEFIDVLYHLKEDKLKETGAGYEYSGWTDKELKEIQQQYRFELSSGGMAVGAFDKDLLVGFGVLGHRFMGEKLDQLHVDLLYISRNYRRQGIGTELLKMISTEAKNRGAAYLYISSTETSSAVSFYRKNGSDITKAVDQDLFSKEPDDIHMIKKLD; from the coding sequence ATGATTACTTACAGACAGCTAACTATCGGCATGGCCGGCAGGTTAACTGAAATTGACAGGTCAGAATTCATCGACGTGCTGTATCATTTAAAAGAAGATAAACTGAAGGAGACCGGTGCAGGTTATGAATATTCAGGCTGGACTGACAAAGAGTTGAAAGAAATACAGCAGCAATACCGTTTTGAACTGAGTAGTGGCGGGATGGCTGTGGGCGCATTTGATAAAGACCTTCTGGTAGGTTTTGGTGTTTTGGGGCACCGGTTTATGGGAGAGAAACTTGATCAGCTGCATGTAGATCTGCTGTATATCTCCCGGAATTACAGGAGACAGGGAATCGGGACGGAGCTTTTGAAAATGATCAGCACTGAAGCTAAGAACAGGGGAGCTGCTTATCTGTATATTTCTTCCACCGAAACCAGTTCTGCTGTTTCTTTTTACCGCAAAAACGGCAGCGATATTACTAAAGCTGTTGACCAGGACTTATTCAGCAAAGAACCTGATGATATACACATGATTAAAAAACTGGACTGA
- a CDS encoding PLP-dependent aminotransferase family protein produces the protein MKNTELNSYLYETIAAGFTQQILSAVLITGDKLPSVREICRQYKVSMSTALQAYYLLESKSLIRSVPKSGYYVSYTPQTNALPNQSNPSLYIGNENTSDIVSKVYDGISSDHIMLSLGVPAAALLPLPKLNKALTHALHTLNENGSGYEHVLGNPKLRRQIARLSSSWGGKLTENDIITTAGCTGAMLQAIIALTKTGDTIAVESPVYFGILQLALSLGLKVLELPTHPETGIEIEALKTALRKNKISLCLLISNFSNPMGGTMPAEHKKEVVRLIEHYHIPLLENDMYGDLYFGHDRPVNCKTFDESGLVILCSSVSKTLAPGYRVGWLTPGKFSAQIRQVKFAAAISSTTLTQEAVADFLERGRYESHLKKLRTTLNHNCLNYMEAISKYFPGETKVSRPQGGFMLWVELDAKVNTARLYDQTIKRNISFAPGRMFTLQNQYNNCLRLSYGLPWTDQINHAIKTIGSLIR, from the coding sequence ATGAAAAACACTGAGCTTAACAGCTATCTATATGAAACCATTGCAGCCGGTTTCACACAGCAGATTCTTTCGGCTGTGCTTATTACAGGAGATAAACTACCGTCAGTCCGAGAAATATGCCGTCAGTATAAGGTAAGTATGAGTACAGCTTTGCAGGCTTATTATTTATTAGAAAGTAAAAGTCTGATCCGTTCTGTACCTAAATCAGGTTATTATGTAAGTTATACCCCGCAAACCAATGCCCTTCCAAATCAAAGTAATCCTTCGCTGTACATTGGAAATGAAAACACCTCGGATATAGTCAGCAAAGTCTATGATGGAATCAGCTCTGATCATATTATGCTTTCACTGGGTGTACCAGCAGCAGCATTATTACCGCTACCCAAATTAAACAAAGCACTGACACACGCCTTACACACGCTTAATGAAAACGGATCCGGTTATGAACACGTACTGGGAAATCCAAAACTACGGCGGCAGATTGCACGTCTGTCATCCTCCTGGGGAGGAAAACTTACAGAAAACGACATTATAACCACAGCCGGTTGCACTGGTGCAATGCTCCAGGCCATTATTGCCCTGACAAAAACAGGCGATACCATAGCTGTAGAAAGTCCTGTTTATTTTGGTATTCTTCAGCTGGCTTTAAGTTTAGGGCTAAAAGTACTGGAACTACCCACACACCCTGAAACAGGAATTGAAATTGAAGCTTTAAAAACTGCACTGCGTAAAAACAAGATCAGCCTTTGTTTGCTGATCAGTAATTTCAGCAATCCTATGGGTGGCACCATGCCAGCTGAACATAAAAAAGAAGTAGTCAGACTGATTGAACATTACCATATCCCGCTCCTGGAAAATGATATGTACGGTGATTTATATTTTGGCCATGACAGACCGGTAAACTGCAAAACATTTGATGAAAGCGGCCTGGTAATTTTATGTAGTTCTGTATCCAAAACGCTGGCTCCCGGATATCGCGTAGGCTGGCTCACACCAGGAAAATTCTCAGCACAAATCCGCCAGGTAAAGTTTGCTGCGGCAATTTCTTCAACTACCCTGACGCAGGAAGCAGTTGCAGATTTTCTGGAAAGAGGCCGCTATGAAAGTCACCTGAAAAAATTAAGAACTACCTTAAACCATAACTGCCTGAATTATATGGAAGCGATCAGTAAGTATTTCCCCGGGGAAACAAAGGTCAGCAGACCACAGGGTGGATTTATGTTATGGGTAGAACTGGATGCTAAGGTGAATACGGCCAGACTTTATGATCAAACGATCAAAAGAAATATCAGTTTTGCGCCCGGCAGGATGTTCACCTTACAGAATCAGTATAATAACTGTTTAAGACTGAGTTATGGTTTACCCTGGACAGATCAGATCAACCATGCGATTAAAACCATTGGAAGTTTAATCCGCTAA
- a CDS encoding FKBP-type peptidyl-prolyl cis-trans isomerase: MMKTKHLVLLLVCMATIFTACMKNNNDYPGDQGNFDAAAQFTKDTVAIRAYVKAKNIPALKDEKTGLFYQIITPGTGSVNYSGSTSLTVNYTGSLLDGTVFDSSKGTAVTFKSLGSLIRGWQVGIPLIQPGGRIRLIMPSGLGYGNATGYPFPPNSNLDFTIDVLSAQ; encoded by the coding sequence ATGATGAAGACTAAACACCTCGTATTATTGCTGGTTTGTATGGCCACTATCTTTACAGCCTGTATGAAGAATAATAATGATTATCCTGGAGATCAGGGTAACTTTGATGCTGCAGCTCAATTTACCAAAGACACCGTTGCAATCAGAGCTTATGTGAAAGCAAAAAATATTCCTGCCCTTAAGGATGAGAAAACTGGTTTGTTTTATCAGATTATAACTCCGGGAACAGGAAGTGTGAACTATTCAGGTAGTACTTCTCTTACTGTAAATTATACAGGAAGTTTACTGGACGGAACTGTATTTGATTCAAGTAAAGGCACTGCAGTGACTTTTAAATCTTTAGGCTCTCTGATCCGGGGCTGGCAGGTAGGTATTCCTTTGATTCAGCCAGGTGGCAGAATCAGATTGATTATGCCTTCTGGTTTAGGCTATGGAAATGCTACTGGTTATCCATTTCCTCCAAATTCAAATCTTGATTTTACCATTGATGTACTCAGCGCTCAATAG
- a CDS encoding sulfite exporter TauE/SafE family protein, producing MSTYPVENQLSEKDSVALPAENRIIRNGKYWKRIAGRCLFALAFMIIGHLIASFYPLINLIDAFKAFGKTLDLDAAFGWMLLAGFVAQMVDGALGMGYGVISTTVLLSTGLNPAAISGSIHTAEMFSSGASGFSHYKFGNINKKLFKTLLLPGVLGAVIGAALLAYLGESYGSWLRPVLSVYTLFLGLRILLNAFRKKNESRKVKHAGWLAGAGGFLDSFGGGGWGPLVTSTLIAKGKTPRYIIGTVSLTEFFVTLASALTFFVILGTSHIQTIAGLIIGGLIAAPIAAKFAGKLNTKSILIAVGVLVIVSSVRTIYKTVAGF from the coding sequence ATGTCAACATATCCCGTAGAAAATCAATTATCAGAAAAAGACAGTGTAGCCCTGCCTGCAGAAAACCGGATCATCCGTAATGGAAAATACTGGAAAAGAATAGCCGGCAGATGTTTGTTTGCACTGGCTTTTATGATTATTGGTCATCTCATAGCGTCATTTTATCCTTTGATTAATCTGATTGATGCTTTCAAAGCTTTTGGTAAGACACTTGATCTGGATGCAGCATTTGGCTGGATGCTCCTTGCGGGTTTCGTTGCACAGATGGTAGACGGAGCACTGGGCATGGGCTATGGGGTAATCTCTACAACGGTATTGCTCTCTACAGGACTTAATCCAGCAGCGATCAGCGGAAGTATTCATACTGCCGAAATGTTTTCCAGCGGAGCTTCCGGTTTTAGTCATTACAAGTTTGGTAATATCAATAAGAAACTCTTTAAGACCTTATTATTGCCCGGAGTTCTGGGGGCGGTAATCGGAGCGGCGCTGCTGGCTTATCTGGGAGAATCCTATGGCAGCTGGTTGCGGCCTGTTTTATCTGTTTATACTTTGTTTCTCGGACTGCGGATATTGCTGAACGCTTTCAGGAAAAAAAACGAATCCAGAAAAGTAAAACATGCAGGCTGGCTTGCCGGTGCCGGAGGTTTTCTGGACTCTTTCGGAGGTGGTGGATGGGGTCCACTGGTGACCAGTACTTTAATTGCCAAAGGTAAAACACCCCGTTATATCATTGGTACAGTCAGTCTCACTGAGTTTTTTGTTACACTGGCAAGTGCACTTACATTTTTTGTAATCCTGGGTACCAGCCATATTCAAACTATTGCCGGTTTAATTATCGGCGGTTTAATCGCTGCGCCGATTGCGGCAAAGTTTGCCGGAAAACTGAATACAAAATCCATACTGATTGCGGTTGGCGTACTGGTTATTGTTTCAAGCGTACGCACAATCTATAAAACTGTGGCCGGATTTTAA
- a CDS encoding D-glycero-alpha-D-manno-heptose-1,7-bisphosphate 7-phosphatase: MKINKAVFLDKDGTLIPDIPYNTNPDLITLSPYAVKGLKRLMKSGYLLIVISNQPGLAFGYIRKEEIFEIEQKLNSLLNMHGIYLSGFYYCPHHPKGIIKEFSIVCDCRKPKSGLLIEAARIHNINLSDSWMIGDILDDIESGNRVGCRTLLLNNGNETIWKMNNQRTPDCIVSDINHAAEYILIHDNYERQQNRI; this comes from the coding sequence ATGAAAATTAACAAAGCTGTTTTTCTGGATAAAGATGGAACACTGATTCCTGATATTCCTTATAATACTAATCCTGACCTGATTACTTTATCACCTTATGCAGTTAAAGGGCTGAAAAGATTAATGAAATCCGGATATCTGCTCATTGTAATTTCTAATCAGCCCGGGCTTGCGTTTGGTTATATCAGGAAAGAAGAAATATTTGAGATTGAACAAAAACTTAATTCCTTATTGAATATGCACGGAATTTATCTGAGTGGGTTTTATTATTGTCCGCATCACCCCAAAGGAATTATTAAAGAATTCAGCATAGTTTGTGACTGCCGCAAACCTAAATCGGGATTGTTAATTGAGGCCGCCAGAATTCATAATATTAACCTGTCTGACTCCTGGATGATAGGAGACATATTAGATGATATTGAATCTGGAAATAGAGTAGGTTGCAGAACATTATTACTTAATAATGGAAATGAAACTATCTGGAAAATGAATAACCAGCGTACCCCTGATTGTATTGTCAGTGATATTAATCATGCCGCTGAATATATTTTAATACATGACAATTATGAGAGGCAACAAAATAGAATTTAA
- a CDS encoding glycosyltransferase family 4 protein codes for MMKTVMTGQLKNNRRLRIFTWHIHGSYLFYLSQGNFDLFIPVNKDKTEGYYGKGNTFPFGDNVYEIEESEVKFCVFDIILFQTDENYFSDQYQTLSAEQRELPRIYLEHDPPLGHSTNTLHPVSDPSVRLVHVTSFNELMWDNHGLKTTVIEHGVIVPEITDSDKIDRGIVVINHLSDRGRLLGADIFEKVRQVIPIDLVGMGTENYGIGEVLHPELPAFISRYRFFFNPIRYTSLGLAVCEAMMVGLPIVGMATTEMAVTIKNGHSGFVHTDIDYLIRQMKYLIDNPESAAEMGENARRTALDRFNINRFTSAWEDLFRQTLVN; via the coding sequence ATGATGAAGACCGTGATGACCGGACAGCTGAAAAATAACCGCAGATTAAGGATTTTCACCTGGCACATCCATGGGAGTTATCTTTTCTATTTATCTCAAGGTAATTTTGATCTTTTTATTCCTGTCAATAAAGATAAAACCGAAGGATACTATGGAAAGGGTAACACCTTCCCTTTTGGAGATAACGTATATGAAATTGAAGAAAGTGAAGTAAAATTCTGTGTGTTTGATATTATACTTTTTCAGACCGATGAAAATTATTTCAGTGATCAGTATCAGACACTTTCAGCAGAACAAAGGGAGCTACCCAGAATTTATCTTGAACATGATCCACCCTTAGGCCACTCTACCAATACTTTACATCCTGTAAGTGATCCATCTGTCAGATTGGTACATGTTACCAGCTTTAATGAATTAATGTGGGATAATCATGGACTGAAAACTACTGTTATTGAACATGGGGTAATTGTTCCTGAAATAACTGACAGTGATAAAATTGATCGTGGTATTGTTGTGATTAATCATTTATCTGACCGGGGGAGACTACTGGGAGCAGATATTTTTGAAAAAGTCAGGCAGGTCATTCCAATAGATCTGGTTGGTATGGGAACAGAAAATTATGGCATTGGAGAAGTACTGCATCCTGAATTGCCAGCCTTTATATCACGTTACAGATTCTTTTTTAATCCAATCAGGTATACCAGTCTTGGACTAGCCGTGTGCGAGGCAATGATGGTTGGTTTGCCAATAGTAGGGATGGCTACGACCGAAATGGCTGTAACGATAAAAAATGGACATTCAGGTTTTGTGCATACAGACATCGATTACCTGATCAGACAAATGAAATATCTGATAGATAACCCTGAAAGTGCAGCTGAAATGGGTGAAAATGCGCGCCGTACTGCTTTAGACAGATTTAATATTAACCGTTTTACTTCTGCCTGGGAAGATTTATTCAGGCAGACATTAGTTAACTGA
- a CDS encoding glycosyltransferase gives MNQRIAFISEHASPLALLGGTDSGGQNVYVGELSKQLAKRGYTIDIYTRWENALLPKIVNYCDGVNIIHVKAGPFGFIPKEDLLGYMDDFSEQLQQYMAAEKIDYDLIHANFFMSGMVAMQLKAFLNIPFVITFHALGHIRRIHYKEQDRFPDQRIRIEEELVKMADAIIAECPQDKEDLITYYHADPQKIMIIPCGFNPSEFFPADKDLSKILLGLNPKDKMILQLGRMVPRKGVDNVLRAVSLLENITENYKLFIVGGESHATDETCCNELSRLKNLAIELGIKDRVIFTGRKNREDLQMYYNAADVFVTTPWYEPFGITPLEAMACGTPVIGSAVGGIKYSVLDGETGFLIAPESPHELADKLSVLLNNDELLSDMSKNAFNHVYVSFTWHEISLQIHELYNSVLSAGKISHKKAMEFIEDAFDDTSSVLKRSGETLKEKIAYAGSYMSKALRKGNKILICGNGGSAAECQHFSAELVGRFEIAQRKGLPAIALTTDSSILTAVANDFSFEDIFARQVQAYGKEGDILFCLSTSGVSPNIIKAMKVANELNMICITLLGKEGGPAAVYGLINLIVPSNNPQRIQEVHLHLIHSLCNLIEKHLFVLPSEIKKTGSGRAESAMQKNQQKEIEPVKHSADEN, from the coding sequence ATGAATCAGAGAATTGCTTTTATAAGTGAACATGCTTCTCCGCTTGCATTACTCGGAGGCACTGATAGCGGCGGTCAGAATGTCTATGTAGGGGAGTTATCCAAACAGCTCGCAAAACGAGGATATACAATTGATATATATACCAGATGGGAGAATGCCTTATTACCAAAGATCGTCAATTATTGCGATGGCGTCAATATCATTCACGTTAAGGCCGGGCCATTTGGCTTTATCCCCAAAGAAGATCTGCTTGGCTATATGGATGATTTCAGTGAGCAGCTGCAACAATACATGGCAGCCGAAAAAATAGATTATGACTTAATTCACGCTAATTTTTTTATGTCAGGGATGGTTGCAATGCAGTTGAAAGCATTTTTAAATATTCCTTTTGTAATTACATTCCATGCTTTGGGACATATACGTCGTATACATTATAAAGAACAGGACAGGTTTCCTGATCAAAGAATAAGGATTGAAGAAGAGCTTGTAAAAATGGCTGATGCAATTATTGCAGAATGCCCTCAGGATAAAGAGGACTTAATAACCTATTACCATGCTGATCCGCAAAAAATTATGATTATTCCATGTGGTTTTAATCCATCTGAATTTTTTCCGGCGGATAAGGATCTTTCCAAGATACTTCTTGGACTAAATCCTAAAGACAAAATGATTTTACAGCTGGGCAGAATGGTTCCGCGCAAAGGGGTTGATAATGTGCTAAGGGCAGTTTCACTGCTTGAAAATATAACCGAAAACTATAAACTCTTTATTGTTGGCGGTGAATCACATGCTACCGATGAAACCTGTTGCAATGAGCTGAGCCGATTAAAAAACCTGGCCATTGAATTAGGAATAAAAGATCGTGTAATTTTTACCGGACGGAAAAACAGGGAAGATTTACAGATGTATTATAATGCCGCAGACGTATTTGTCACTACACCATGGTATGAACCTTTCGGAATAACACCCCTGGAGGCAATGGCTTGTGGAACACCGGTTATCGGTTCGGCTGTAGGAGGAATTAAGTATAGTGTTCTGGATGGAGAAACTGGATTTTTGATTGCACCTGAATCACCACATGAACTGGCTGATAAATTATCCGTTTTGCTTAATAATGATGAATTATTAAGTGATATGAGTAAAAATGCTTTTAATCATGTTTATGTCTCTTTTACCTGGCATGAAATCAGTCTGCAAATTCATGAGTTGTATAATAGTGTTTTATCAGCGGGTAAAATCTCCCATAAAAAAGCAATGGAATTTATTGAAGACGCATTTGATGATACAAGTAGTGTTTTAAAAAGATCAGGCGAAACGCTAAAGGAGAAAATCGCATATGCCGGGAGCTATATGAGTAAGGCACTAAGAAAAGGCAATAAAATTCTGATTTGCGGAAATGGAGGAAGTGCTGCTGAATGTCAGCACTTTTCGGCCGAACTGGTAGGGCGTTTTGAAATTGCACAACGAAAAGGACTGCCGGCTATTGCTTTGACTACGGACAGTTCTATTCTCACCGCTGTTGCAAATGATTTTAGCTTCGAGGATATTTTTGCAAGACAGGTACAGGCTTACGGAAAGGAAGGAGATATTTTATTCTGCCTGAGTACAAGCGGGGTATCTCCAAATATTATTAAAGCAATGAAAGTTGCTAACGAACTGAATATGATCTGTATTACATTGTTGGGGAAGGAGGGAGGTCCTGCTGCGGTTTATGGCCTGATTAATTTAATTGTTCCAAGTAATAATCCACAGAGGATACAGGAAGTTCACCTTCACCTGATACATTCATTATGTAATCTGATTGAAAAACATTTGTTTGTTTTACCGTCAGAGATAAAGAAAACAGGATCTGGAAGAGCAGAATCAGCTATGCAGAAAAACCAGCAAAAAGAAATCGAACCGGTTAAACATAGCGCTGATGAAAATTAA
- a CDS encoding GNAT family N-acetyltransferase translates to MKKESVTGTIILKTATAPEHYRGILALQKENLYSSISIAEQQQQGFVFAEHNPELLKKMAGHLPQVIATSDDRVIGYNLAMPVAMRNDLPSLIPMFDEFERCSYRGKPLTSYNYMVGGQVCVHKDFRGLGLSGKLYQQTRALMANCYQLCVTEISTRNTNSLKVHQRMGFEIIGTYRDEKELWNIVAWDLLK, encoded by the coding sequence ATGAAAAAAGAATCTGTTACCGGTACCATTATACTGAAAACTGCCACTGCACCAGAGCATTATAGAGGGATACTGGCCCTGCAAAAAGAAAATCTGTATAGCTCGATATCCATAGCAGAGCAGCAACAGCAGGGCTTTGTATTTGCAGAGCATAATCCGGAGTTACTGAAAAAGATGGCAGGTCATTTACCGCAGGTTATTGCAACCAGTGATGACCGGGTAATCGGGTATAACCTGGCTATGCCAGTTGCGATGCGGAATGATTTGCCCAGCCTGATTCCAATGTTTGATGAATTTGAACGATGCAGTTACCGGGGAAAACCTTTAACCAGCTATAATTATATGGTAGGCGGGCAGGTTTGTGTACATAAAGATTTCAGGGGACTGGGCTTGTCAGGCAAGTTATATCAGCAAACCAGAGCACTGATGGCCAATTGTTATCAGTTGTGTGTCACCGAGATATCAACCAGAAATACCAATTCATTAAAGGTTCATCAGCGAATGGGTTTTGAAATTATCGGGACTTACAGGGACGAAAAAGAGCTGTGGAATATAGTAGCCTGGGATCTTTTGAAATAG